AGCAATCATGCAAAATCCTGAAAAATGGGAACGTGGCCATGTTCTCGTCATGTACGAAATTATGGATAAACTAGTCGATCAATATTTTCCGATCCTTTATAATATCGAGGATCATTTGGACGAAATCGAAGAGAAGCTATCACCGACAACAGTTCAATTATCTATGGAGTATGTCTTTGAAGTGCGTGGCGATTTATTGCGTCTCCGAAGGACGATTTATCCGATGAGGGAGTTATTGTACAGAATGCTCGAATCGAAAAGATTGGATTTCGCTTCTCATGAGCATACATATTTCTCGGATATTTACGATCATCTCATCCGAATAAGCGACATGCTTGATTCCAATCGACAGTTGACTTCAGATATTCGTGATAGCCAACTGTCCATCAACTCCAACCAAATGAACAGTGTAATGATGACACTGACGATTATTTCTTCTGTCTTCATTCCGTTGACATTCATTGCCGGTGTGTATGGAATGAATTTTGAACATATGCCAGAGCTTCACTTGCGCTACGGATATCCAATTGTCCTTGTGGTGATGCTAATCATAGGAGTTGCGATGATCGGTTGGTTTACACATAAAGGATGGTTCCGGATCAATAAGTCATAATGTGGCCCTCTCTAATTGAGAGGGTTATTTAAACGGAAAATTTTTGACGGCTTCATATTTCGGAGTCCTTGATGGATGGATTCTAAAGAGTGAAAATCCGTTGACGTGAAATGGCACAGGCGTGCATGTTTCTTTTTGAATCGGAGACTCTCCATTGACCTTGCGCTTTTTGGCAATCGTAATATGAGGAGTGAAACGATTATCAGGTTCGATGCCCAATTGATCTGCCCCTATTGCCGCAACCGCTTGCTGCAACGCATCTAGCTCTTGTGATGGTTGGACTGACATATAAACGACACGAGGACCTTTCGGAGATCCGAAATAGGAAAGGCCATCGATGGTCAGTGCGAAATCACTATGGTTGTCGGCTAATGCAGCGAGACTTTCCTGCAAAGGTTCAACTTTCTGTTCAGGAAGTGCCCCGATGAATAGCAATGTAATATGCAAATCATCCACGTGCGGAATGACTTTATAGATGTTCGATAAACCGTATTTATCCCTGTATAGCTTTACAGGATCTTCAATTGAAGCAGGGGCTTTTATTCCGATGAAATAATGATGATGCATCCTTCACGCCTCCTAATAACGATCTCGTCTCCTATTGTAGCCTAAATTCAATTTGATGAAACATGGGAGAGTGCCCAGATGCTAACAACTCGCATATAAATAGGATTGGCGGCTTAGAAATATACGGAAGGGGATTCTTTGGAGAAAAATCAAAACCGGAAAAATGTACAGCTTGACCAGTTCCGAGTTAATAACTACGGCAAGAAATTGACGACGAACCAAGGCTTGAAAGTGTCGGATGATGAAAATTCCTTGAAAGCGGGAGTGCGCGGACCGACATTATTGGAAGA
The sequence above is drawn from the Sporosarcina luteola genome and encodes:
- the corA gene encoding magnesium/cobalt transporter CorA codes for the protein MIWTMGLTTDNEFIYGFSVHEITELSLRWYWVDFDQPDAEEASLLQSLFSFHPLALEDCYGRIQRPKLDHYEGYTFFALHSICHEDLIAEEVDLFLGENFVISFHYTELQEIDKAREAIMQNPEKWERGHVLVMYEIMDKLVDQYFPILYNIEDHLDEIEEKLSPTTVQLSMEYVFEVRGDLLRLRRTIYPMRELLYRMLESKRLDFASHEHTYFSDIYDHLIRISDMLDSNRQLTSDIRDSQLSINSNQMNSVMMTLTIISSVFIPLTFIAGVYGMNFEHMPELHLRYGYPIVLVVMLIIGVAMIGWFTHKGWFRINKS
- the thpR gene encoding RNA 2',3'-cyclic phosphodiesterase — protein: MHHHYFIGIKAPASIEDPVKLYRDKYGLSNIYKVIPHVDDLHITLLFIGALPEQKVEPLQESLAALADNHSDFALTIDGLSYFGSPKGPRVVYMSVQPSQELDALQQAVAAIGADQLGIEPDNRFTPHITIAKKRKVNGESPIQKETCTPVPFHVNGFSLFRIHPSRTPKYEAVKNFPFK